The nucleotide sequence GAACACAAAAGTAGTCGATTAAGCCATGGAAACTAACAGCTTGACGTGGTCTGAATCAATGATTTTTCAACGGTTTATGGCAAGTTGTTAACGATCCCTACTACCTTTGATTAAATGATAGCGGCAAAACATTTTTTGGACTTTTATATCAAGAGCAGCTTGCATGTAAGCTTGTGCTATATGGCCTTTTATGCGGTAGTATCTGCGCATGCTGGGTTCACGCCTGGTTGGATGGAGCTCACCGCTATAGGTACAGCAACTTTAGTAGGTTACAATGTTGCCAAATACATCCATTTGCTTAACGTGAAGTTTCCATACCACTATGCTATAAAATTATTGACTTTTTTATGCGCTTTGGTAGCGAGTATCACGGTAATTGAGTTAGGAATGCGCGCTTTTGCTCTTTTTGCCTTTTGTACGATACTCACCAGTTTGTATGCATTACCTGAATTGCTGGGAAAAAGCTTCCGAGAAATACCGATTTTGAAATTGATTACCATCGGTGCTTCATGGTCTATTCTAGCGGTTCTTTTGCCTTATGTCATTAAAACCGATTCTATGGAAGAATTATTAATCGTGATCAAAAACGAGGGAATTTATGGAAGACTCATCCAGTACTCACTTTTTGTGATAGCCCTGTGTATCCCTTTTGAGATAAGAGATCTTAAATACGACTCACCTAAACTGCGCACATTGCCACAGCTGGTAGGGTCTCAAAATTCTGAAATTATTGGACTGATGCTTATCGCCATATGTGCCCTGCTAGAATATTTGATGACACCAGGATTCAATATCCAAAGCATCATCACATATATCATTCTAGGCATAACGGCCATGGCAATTATAGGCTCTGATAAAGTTAAATCTGATTATTATGCCAGTTTTTTTGTAGAAGCAATACCGGCGTTGTGGTTGTTACTGGTTTTAATAAACAGTAACTAGTTATTGACGTGCTCTTTTAAGCGCTCCTTGATCGATTGTTTTTGCTCATCAGACAATTTGACCCATTTCAAGTTTTTCATTTTACTGGAAAACTTATCGTTGTTTTTGTGAAACTTACGACATCCAGGACAATGGCTTTTGTGCAAATTAAGACGGAATCTTTCCTTAGGGTTAAGATCCTTATACTGGTCACGAGTACTAAGCACGTGCGCGTCTTCACATTTTATAAATATCCTGCTACTCATTTAGTTATCATCATTAAACCACTTGTCCTTAAGACAATCCATTAACTGTACTCTTGCGCGGTGCAATATTACCCATAAATTTGACGGCGTGATATCATGTTCCTTACAGATCGTTTCTGTTTCCAGATTATCGATAGATTTCTGGACAAATATCGTGGCATAACGTTCTGGTAGTGAATCGATGCACGCATTAAGCGCCTCGCCCAGTTCGCGTTGTTCAATTTCATCTTCTACTGTAGGATTGCGCATATCACCTACACGTTCTTCCAGCCAGTCGCCTTCTTGATCGCTTGTGGCAAGATAGCTCACTCGTACTTCGGCTTTTCCTTTCTTGCTGTTTTGCTTTCTATATTGATCAATAATCTTGCGCTTGAGAATGGAAACCAACCAGGTGCGTTCTGTACTGTTACCTTGGAATCGGTGTGCGCTTTTTAAACCAGCCAGAAAAGTTTCAG is from Nonlabens sp. YIK11 and encodes:
- a CDS encoding sigma-70 family RNA polymerase sigma factor, with protein sequence MPEVKLVPDKWVDRYADYLFNYTITRVNDAALAEDLVSETFLAGLKSAHRFQGNSTERTWLVSILKRKIIDQYRKQNSKKGKAEVRVSYLATSDQEGDWLEERVGDMRNPTVEDEIEQRELGEALNACIDSLPERYATIFVQKSIDNLETETICKEHDITPSNLWVILHRARVQLMDCLKDKWFNDDN